A genomic stretch from Shewanella sediminis HAW-EB3 includes:
- a CDS encoding dicarboxylate/amino acid:cation symporter has product MMWQTIKQIPFWQKVLAGFILGALTGVIFGESATILRPLGDLFISAIKMLVAPLILCAIVVSITSLGSQVNLKRLSFKTLAMFMFTGTLASLIGLTVGSLIDMGGSMELVATEVRERDVPGFAQVLLNMIPVNPFASLAEGKVLQIIVFAALIGIAINKVGEKAEPLKRGFEAGAEVMFQLTRMVLQLTPIGVFGLMAWVVGEYGLSTLLPLGKFIGAIYLAALIHIIFVYGGLIKFAAKLSPVQFFRKAMPAQLVAFTTASSFGTLPASTRCSESMGVSKQYGSFVLPLGATMNMDGCGGIYPAIAAIFIAQIYGIPLDMTDYMLIAVTATVASVGTAGVPGSAMVMLSVTLGVVGLPLEGIAFIAAIDRIIDMIRTSTNVTGDMMTAVVIGKSEGQLDEQQFYANDEAVGEDASEALLAKSKPVSE; this is encoded by the coding sequence ATAATGTGGCAGACCATTAAACAGATCCCCTTCTGGCAAAAAGTTCTCGCGGGCTTCATTTTAGGCGCGTTAACAGGCGTAATTTTTGGCGAATCGGCAACCATCCTCAGACCTCTGGGTGATCTCTTTATCAGCGCCATAAAAATGCTGGTCGCCCCTTTAATCTTATGTGCCATCGTCGTCAGCATTACCTCCTTAGGCTCACAGGTAAACCTGAAACGTTTGAGCTTTAAAACTCTGGCCATGTTTATGTTTACCGGCACACTCGCCTCACTCATTGGTCTCACTGTTGGTTCCCTGATTGACATGGGCGGCTCTATGGAGCTGGTTGCAACTGAAGTACGTGAACGTGATGTTCCCGGGTTCGCTCAAGTATTATTGAACATGATCCCCGTTAATCCTTTTGCCTCTCTGGCCGAAGGCAAGGTACTTCAGATCATCGTCTTTGCAGCCTTAATTGGTATCGCAATCAATAAAGTGGGTGAGAAAGCCGAGCCCCTGAAACGCGGTTTCGAAGCTGGTGCAGAGGTCATGTTTCAGTTAACCCGCATGGTATTACAATTGACCCCTATCGGCGTCTTCGGTTTGATGGCTTGGGTAGTCGGTGAGTATGGTTTATCCACACTTCTACCATTAGGTAAGTTTATTGGTGCTATCTATCTGGCTGCACTCATACATATCATTTTTGTTTACGGTGGTCTGATAAAATTCGCAGCGAAACTCAGCCCGGTTCAATTTTTCAGAAAGGCAATGCCGGCTCAGTTAGTAGCTTTCACTACCGCGTCTAGCTTCGGCACTCTGCCGGCCAGCACGCGCTGCAGCGAGTCTATGGGAGTGTCTAAGCAATATGGTTCTTTTGTCCTGCCATTAGGGGCCACGATGAATATGGACGGTTGTGGTGGTATCTACCCGGCAATCGCCGCCATCTTTATTGCGCAGATCTATGGCATACCACTCGATATGACTGACTATATGCTCATCGCCGTGACAGCGACGGTAGCATCGGTAGGTACCGCAGGTGTACCAGGAAGCGCCATGGTCATGTTATCTGTAACTCTGGGAGTCGTCGGTTTACCTCTGGAAGGTATCGCATTTATCGCTGCCATCGACCGTATCATCGACATGATAAGAACCAGCACCAATGTCACCGGCGATATGATGACAGCAGTTGTTATCGGGAAATCTGAGGGCCAGCTCGATGAGCAGCAATTTTATGCCAATGATGAAGCCGTAGGTGAGGATGCTTCCGAAGCGCTATTAGCCAAATCTAAGCCGGTATCGGAGTAA
- a CDS encoding YqaA family protein, which yields MTELWLMFSAAFLAATLLPGGSEVLLVAMLNDDSSIWLSLVIVASIGNTLGAITSYYLGTLGRFARSPEAMAKGEYRRSLGMIHKYGYWALLLSWTPVIGDLLCLLAGWMKLPLVKSSLMILIGKSIRYLLVAALALHWL from the coding sequence ATGACAGAGTTATGGTTGATGTTTAGTGCAGCTTTTCTTGCTGCCACCTTGTTACCAGGCGGATCAGAAGTTTTACTCGTCGCTATGTTGAATGATGATAGCTCCATCTGGTTATCTTTAGTCATAGTGGCAAGTATCGGGAATACTTTAGGAGCGATAACCAGCTATTATCTTGGTACCTTGGGTCGTTTTGCACGCAGTCCGGAGGCGATGGCTAAGGGGGAGTACCGGCGGTCACTGGGTATGATCCATAAGTATGGTTATTGGGCTCTGCTTCTCTCGTGGACGCCGGTCATTGGAGACCTTTTGTGTTTATTAGCGGGATGGATGAAACTTCCGCTGGTGAAATCGAGTCTGATGATATTAATAGGCAAGAGTATTCGCTACTTGTTGGTGGCAGCACTAGCGCTGCATTGGTTGTAA
- a CDS encoding M16 family metallopeptidase, giving the protein MKKWILATAITAILVGCAGQQPQSSLPTGVTLLETVKVEESQVGIPYKKYLLSNGLTLILHQDSSDPLVHVDVTYHVGSAREVEGRSGFAHLFEHMMFQGSEHVGDEQHFKTVTEAGGTLNGTTNTDRTNYFETVPSNQLEKMLWLESDRMGFFLPALTEKKFEVQRETVKNERAQRIDNQPYGRMGELFNQAFYPQGHQYSWPVIGWPEDLERADVDDVKHFFQRWYGPNNATLTIGGDFDELQTLAWVNKYFGEIPSGPAVTADEKPLVTLDKTRYISMEDRVHLPLVRIGFPTVYARHQDEAALDLLSNILGGGKTSLFYKNLVKDGFAVQAGVSHPCQELACQFSMYALANPAKGGQLADLEKRMRESISEFEQRGVTDEDLQKVKVQFEASTIFGLQSVSGKVSTLAFNQTFSGNPDMISSDLKRYANVTKADVMRVFNRYIKDKPMVVMSVVPEGQRQLIAHEDNFIAPALNVSEVAVQGVTDYQQISSSFDRTSMPKVGASVELKSPEIWSGQLANGIEVSGTESEETPTVELVIYLNGGHRLIPVDKAGLAGLTASMLNESSQKRSAEALAQALEMLGSSVSFGASSYQSYIKVTSLTSHLDETLDIVRERLFEPGFKVADFERLKQQQLQSLQHMMSDPGYLANTAFDGLLYGNTNPLGVSSSGTLETVSSLTLADVKAFYQQQYSAGNAQIVAVGNLNESEILAELARFSTWKGEGTQLPDLTQLPELAGGTIYILDKPGAAQSVIKIGKRALAYDATGDFYKSYLMNYPLGGAFNSRINLNLREDKGYTYGARSYFSGGSELGVFVAQANVRSDVTSQALVEFFKEIKGYRQSGITDEELAFMKASVSQGKALDYETPYQKAGFLRLIQRFDLDANFTEQQTEITQSVTKTELNHLAKEQLDLDEMVVLIVGDKMTIEADIKALGYPVKTLEL; this is encoded by the coding sequence TTGAAAAAATGGATATTAGCTACGGCAATCACTGCGATCTTAGTTGGCTGTGCAGGCCAGCAACCGCAATCAAGTTTACCTACAGGTGTCACATTACTCGAAACGGTTAAAGTTGAAGAGTCACAGGTAGGTATTCCTTACAAAAAATATCTATTGTCCAACGGACTGACCCTTATCTTGCACCAAGATAGTTCAGATCCCTTAGTGCATGTCGATGTGACCTATCATGTCGGTTCTGCCAGAGAGGTCGAAGGACGTTCTGGTTTTGCCCACCTTTTTGAACACATGATGTTCCAGGGCTCTGAACATGTTGGCGATGAACAGCATTTTAAAACCGTGACCGAAGCGGGTGGAACCCTTAATGGTACGACTAACACCGACAGAACCAACTACTTTGAGACTGTGCCAAGTAACCAGCTGGAAAAGATGTTGTGGCTTGAATCTGATCGTATGGGATTTTTCCTGCCGGCCCTGACAGAGAAGAAGTTTGAAGTACAACGCGAAACGGTAAAGAATGAACGCGCGCAGCGAATCGACAATCAGCCCTACGGGCGAATGGGTGAGCTGTTTAATCAGGCGTTCTATCCTCAGGGGCATCAATACTCCTGGCCTGTTATTGGCTGGCCGGAAGATCTGGAACGTGCCGATGTCGATGATGTGAAGCACTTTTTTCAACGTTGGTATGGCCCGAACAATGCGACACTGACTATTGGCGGTGATTTTGATGAGCTGCAGACCTTAGCTTGGGTTAATAAATATTTTGGTGAGATCCCAAGTGGTCCGGCAGTAACTGCTGACGAAAAACCATTAGTCACACTCGATAAAACTCGTTATATCTCTATGGAGGATAGGGTCCATCTTCCTCTGGTACGCATCGGTTTCCCGACAGTTTATGCTCGTCATCAGGATGAGGCTGCACTGGATCTGCTCTCTAATATTCTGGGTGGCGGAAAAACGTCACTATTTTATAAAAATTTAGTTAAAGACGGTTTTGCCGTTCAGGCTGGTGTGAGTCACCCTTGTCAGGAGTTGGCTTGTCAGTTCTCTATGTATGCTCTGGCGAATCCAGCTAAGGGAGGGCAGCTTGCGGATCTTGAAAAAAGGATGCGAGAGTCGATCAGTGAGTTTGAACAACGTGGTGTGACCGATGAAGATCTGCAAAAGGTAAAGGTTCAGTTTGAGGCCAGTACCATATTTGGTCTTCAGAGTGTGTCTGGAAAAGTGTCGACATTAGCGTTTAACCAGACCTTTTCGGGCAACCCGGATATGATCTCCTCTGATTTGAAGCGTTACGCTAACGTGACCAAAGCCGATGTGATGCGGGTCTTTAACCGATACATTAAAGATAAACCTATGGTCGTGATGAGTGTGGTTCCCGAGGGACAAAGACAGCTCATTGCCCATGAAGATAACTTTATTGCACCAGCACTCAATGTGTCAGAGGTTGCCGTGCAAGGTGTTACCGATTATCAACAGATCTCTTCATCTTTCGATCGCACATCGATGCCGAAAGTCGGAGCCTCTGTGGAGCTTAAATCTCCTGAGATTTGGAGCGGACAACTTGCGAATGGCATCGAGGTGAGTGGCACCGAGAGTGAAGAGACCCCAACCGTTGAACTCGTTATCTACCTCAATGGCGGTCATAGGCTCATTCCTGTCGATAAGGCCGGTTTAGCAGGCTTAACGGCTTCTATGCTGAATGAATCGAGCCAGAAAAGAAGTGCCGAAGCGCTTGCGCAGGCGTTAGAGATGTTAGGCAGTAGTGTTAGCTTTGGAGCAAGTAGCTATCAAAGTTACATTAAGGTGACGAGTCTCACCTCTCATCTGGATGAAACCTTAGATATCGTGAGGGAACGTCTGTTTGAACCCGGATTTAAAGTGGCAGATTTCGAGCGACTCAAGCAGCAACAGCTTCAAAGTTTACAGCATATGATGTCGGATCCGGGCTATCTGGCTAATACCGCATTTGATGGCTTACTCTACGGCAATACTAATCCACTCGGTGTGAGCAGTAGCGGCACATTAGAGACGGTTTCATCTCTCACCTTAGCCGATGTAAAGGCGTTCTATCAGCAACAATATAGTGCTGGGAATGCCCAAATTGTGGCCGTTGGTAACCTCAATGAATCAGAGATCTTAGCTGAGTTAGCTCGCTTTTCTACCTGGAAAGGAGAGGGGACTCAGTTACCCGACTTAACTCAATTGCCTGAGTTGGCTGGTGGCACCATCTACATTCTGGATAAGCCAGGTGCCGCTCAGTCTGTCATCAAGATAGGTAAGCGAGCGTTAGCTTATGACGCTACGGGCGACTTTTATAAATCTTACCTGATGAATTACCCGTTAGGGGGGGCGTTTAATAGTCGTATCAACCTCAATCTGCGCGAAGACAAAGGTTATACCTACGGTGCCAGAAGTTATTTCTCCGGTGGCAGTGAACTGGGGGTGTTTGTCGCTCAGGCTAATGTTCGCAGCGATGTGACATCACAGGCCCTTGTTGAGTTTTTCAAAGAGATTAAAGGATACCGTCAATCCGGGATCACAGACGAAGAACTTGCTTTCATGAAGGCTTCGGTTTCTCAAGGTAAGGCGCTCGATTACGAAACACCTTATCAGAAAGCCGGTTTCCTGCGTCTTATTCAACGTTTTGACCTCGATGCTAACTTCACGGAGCAACAGACTGAGATCACTCAGAGCGTGACCAAAACTGAGCTTAACCATCTGGCCAAAGAGCAGTTGGATCTCGATGAGATGGTGGTGTTAATTGTGGGGGATAAGATGACGATAGAGGCGGATATTAAAGCACTTGGATATC